One genomic window of Luteitalea pratensis includes the following:
- a CDS encoding tetratricopeptide repeat protein — MTRVDWSRVLAVLIVATLERVLAEELIPRAARAGAAVYVSVGQHENEQLRDGLRRFADALRSAGAGGGPAWTSADLQDEDHSSTPQRSLHDALEARYQEYRFPFFENLSELDGAGGLQALEAHYRRASTRFGYDSPPPEARLVAVGRIFLTEGRHDDVVRLARAYAKPYPVMAERLVNQVGYDQLTRGQVPAALRTFKDNVDAFPHSPNAYDSLGDAHCRAGDTVSAIASYQQAARVAEASTPQHPRLATYQKKARTGCEPSSR, encoded by the coding sequence ATGACCCGGGTCGATTGGTCACGCGTGCTTGCCGTACTGATCGTGGCGACGCTTGAGCGCGTGCTCGCCGAGGAACTCATCCCGCGGGCGGCCAGGGCGGGCGCGGCCGTGTACGTCTCGGTCGGTCAACACGAGAACGAGCAACTGCGCGACGGCCTGAGACGTTTTGCAGACGCCCTGCGGAGCGCTGGCGCTGGCGGAGGCCCGGCATGGACCTCTGCCGACTTGCAGGACGAGGACCACAGTTCCACGCCGCAGAGAAGCCTCCATGACGCGCTCGAGGCACGGTACCAGGAGTACCGTTTTCCGTTCTTCGAGAACCTGTCGGAACTCGATGGCGCGGGCGGATTGCAGGCGCTCGAGGCGCACTATCGGCGCGCCTCCACCCGCTTCGGCTACGATTCTCCGCCGCCCGAAGCCCGCCTCGTTGCGGTCGGTCGTATCTTCCTGACGGAAGGTCGTCACGACGACGTGGTGCGGCTGGCCAGGGCCTATGCCAAGCCGTACCCGGTGATGGCCGAACGGCTGGTCAACCAGGTTGGCTACGACCAGCTGACGCGAGGTCAGGTGCCGGCCGCGTTACGGACCTTCAAGGACAATGTCGACGCCTTCCCACACTCGCCGAATGCGTACGACAGCCTCGGCGACGCGCATTGCCGCGCCGGTGACACGGTGTCTGCGATTGCGAGCTATCAGCAGGCCGCGCGGGTCGCGGAAGCCAGTACCCCGCAGCACCCGCGACTCGCGACGTACCAGAAGAAGGCACGTACAGGCTGCGAGCCGTCGTCACGCTGA
- a CDS encoding M36 family metallopeptidase: MLRFSTLVWSGLLTAALFTSQAHAQVAGPFAAPEARVVRAPAGQSLAPVSGDPVAQVAAYLRAAGHDDATVASLVLASRDTVARTGVTHLRFTQRVSGLDVYGTYLKASVTATGALASVVENVVTVRAVGGPPLDGGEGRALAIGLQHVHGGAPTPPGLVRQDGNTSVFARTAFFHREPTVTRVAVPVGAALRRGYLVETWTARGNQLHHTLVGGDGAVLGVESRTASDSYNVFAIDPSKSQQLVVNGPAPAVKAPSPNGWLFAGTQATTNIAGNNVNAYVDANANNAADGGGVAVSDGNFLATFAAGQQPAVDPNKAVATQNLFYLNNVIHDVLYRHGFTESAGNFQESNFGLTGAGSDSVYAEVQDGSGTDNANFSTPADGSHPRMQMYIWSAPGDTQVAIGSKVFTAQNSSFTPLPSTTGVTGMLAIVNDGAGTTSDACERFARNALIGKIAIIDRGTCNFDLKVSNVARAGAIAAIVVNNADTGIFAMGGTTASKIPAVMVSLVDGAAIKAAGGSDGTVKKTTAAPINRDSSLDADIVDHEYGHGLTWRMIGSMSGPIAGAIGEGMGDVLSLLLNNSPTQYNASDDDVVGEYSAFTPTGIRSQPYNTYNRSYGDLTWTEVHLDGELYAAIGFRLRRNFLNDSAGSLPNLTTGEVLDHMVDGMNYTPAAPKYEDMRDGILDSIDNDAGLTASDKSRRKCLVWDGFADFGVGVGAKATVKRAGSITVSESFALPDGCNAVD, from the coding sequence ATGCTGCGTTTCTCCACCCTCGTCTGGTCAGGGCTCCTGACCGCCGCTCTTTTCACCAGCCAGGCCCACGCCCAAGTGGCCGGCCCGTTTGCCGCTCCAGAAGCACGCGTCGTCCGCGCGCCCGCCGGGCAGAGCCTGGCCCCCGTGTCTGGCGATCCTGTCGCCCAGGTCGCCGCATACCTGCGCGCAGCCGGACACGACGATGCGACGGTCGCGTCGCTGGTGCTCGCCAGCCGCGACACGGTGGCGCGCACAGGCGTCACGCACCTGCGGTTCACGCAGCGCGTCAGCGGCCTCGATGTCTACGGCACGTACCTGAAGGCCTCGGTCACCGCCACTGGCGCGCTCGCCAGCGTCGTCGAAAACGTCGTGACGGTTCGGGCCGTTGGTGGACCGCCGCTCGACGGCGGTGAAGGCCGCGCGCTGGCCATCGGGCTGCAGCACGTGCACGGCGGCGCGCCGACGCCGCCGGGCCTGGTACGCCAGGACGGCAACACGAGCGTCTTCGCCCGCACCGCCTTCTTCCACCGCGAGCCGACGGTCACGCGCGTCGCGGTTCCGGTCGGCGCCGCGCTGCGCCGCGGCTACCTCGTCGAGACCTGGACGGCTCGCGGCAACCAGCTGCACCACACGCTGGTCGGCGGCGACGGCGCGGTGCTCGGCGTCGAGTCGCGCACGGCCAGCGACAGCTACAACGTGTTCGCGATCGACCCGTCGAAGTCGCAGCAGCTGGTCGTCAACGGTCCGGCACCCGCGGTGAAGGCGCCCTCGCCCAACGGCTGGCTGTTTGCGGGCACGCAGGCGACGACCAACATCGCCGGCAACAACGTCAATGCCTACGTCGACGCCAACGCCAACAACGCGGCCGACGGCGGCGGTGTCGCCGTCAGCGACGGCAACTTCCTCGCGACATTCGCCGCCGGGCAGCAGCCCGCCGTCGACCCGAACAAGGCAGTCGCGACACAGAACCTCTTCTACCTGAACAACGTGATACACGACGTCCTCTATCGTCACGGATTCACGGAGTCGGCGGGAAACTTCCAGGAGAGCAACTTCGGCCTCACCGGCGCCGGCAGCGACTCGGTGTACGCCGAGGTGCAGGACGGCAGCGGCACCGACAACGCCAACTTCTCCACGCCGGCCGACGGCTCCCACCCGCGCATGCAGATGTACATCTGGAGCGCCCCCGGCGACACGCAGGTGGCGATCGGGTCCAAGGTCTTCACCGCCCAGAATTCCTCCTTCACCCCCCTCCCGTCCACCACGGGCGTCACCGGCATGCTTGCCATCGTCAACGACGGCGCGGGCACGACGTCGGATGCCTGTGAGCGGTTCGCACGCAATGCACTCATCGGCAAGATCGCGATCATCGACCGCGGCACCTGCAACTTCGACCTCAAGGTGAGCAACGTCGCCCGTGCCGGCGCGATAGCGGCCATCGTCGTGAACAATGCCGACACCGGTATCTTCGCCATGGGCGGCACCACGGCGAGCAAGATCCCCGCGGTGATGGTGAGCCTGGTCGACGGCGCGGCGATCAAGGCCGCCGGCGGCAGCGACGGCACCGTGAAAAAGACCACCGCGGCGCCCATCAACCGCGACAGCAGCCTGGACGCCGACATCGTCGACCATGAGTACGGCCACGGCCTGACGTGGCGAATGATCGGCAGCATGAGCGGGCCGATAGCGGGCGCCATCGGCGAGGGCATGGGCGACGTCCTGTCGCTGCTCCTCAACAACTCCCCCACACAGTACAACGCGTCGGACGACGACGTCGTGGGCGAGTACTCGGCGTTCACGCCCACAGGCATCCGTTCACAGCCGTACAACACGTACAACCGGAGCTACGGCGACCTCACGTGGACCGAGGTGCACCTCGACGGCGAACTGTACGCAGCAATCGGCTTCCGCCTGCGCCGCAATTTCCTAAACGACTCTGCGGGGTCGCTACCCAACCTGACGACAGGGGAAGTGCTGGACCACATGGTCGACGGCATGAACTACACACCCGCCGCTCCGAAGTACGAGGACATGCGCGACGGCATCCTGGACTCGATCGACAACGACGCGGGCCTCACGGCCTCCGACAAGTCACGACGGAAGTGCCTGGTGTGGGACGGGTTCGCGGACTTCGGCGTCGGCGTCGGCGCCAAGGCCACGGTCAAGCGCGCCGGCAGCATCACGGTTTCCGAGTCGTTCGCCCTGCCCGACGGCTGCAACGCGGTCGACTAG
- a CDS encoding SIR2 family NAD-dependent protein deacylase has product MDATDEAPSPHVFVTGADLTRLACDAWVVPTDRQLRVSAGWQAAAGEPGPPPDDFRTGSPRAFVEAPLAGDDRLRVWTNLGAAFGEPLQWFVEGAREAVALAARHLAEHRHASAEQVFPRVAVPLVGAGGGGGRFATGEIVRRLLPALETVAQEGGVDVYLAIRDRRTYAAVQAARTQLPNSPFARQLESSLLAEGDRLAALAREGQLVLFIGAGASQGSGVPDWPRLLDLLAADGGFSDEERVLLQAENALDRARLIGMRLKHAGQPLGPLVASLVKATHRSLTQTLLASLPVSQVATTNYDQIFEHASQDIDVPCSILPYAPGDRGERWLLKLHGCVTHPEEIVLTRDDYLRFSSRRAALAGIVQALLVTRHMLFVGFSLQDDNFHRIVHDVRSAMPAAAGQEGLGTALFLHDRKLLAELWRQDLIITSVARPSVPNVVASRRVAMLLDYIGMQSAGGSAHLLDPTLEGVLSAPERELAGALRGLVAELSAEAWATPAGGRLEGLLREFGLQERTRQ; this is encoded by the coding sequence ATGGACGCGACAGACGAAGCTCCCTCCCCACACGTCTTCGTCACCGGCGCGGACCTCACGCGGCTCGCGTGCGATGCGTGGGTCGTGCCGACGGATCGTCAGCTCAGGGTGTCGGCCGGCTGGCAGGCGGCGGCCGGCGAGCCGGGACCGCCGCCGGATGATTTCCGCACCGGCAGCCCGCGCGCGTTCGTCGAGGCGCCCCTTGCCGGCGACGATCGACTGCGTGTCTGGACCAATCTCGGCGCCGCCTTCGGCGAGCCCTTGCAGTGGTTCGTCGAGGGCGCGCGTGAGGCAGTTGCGCTCGCGGCGCGTCATCTGGCTGAGCATCGCCACGCAAGCGCCGAGCAGGTCTTCCCGCGCGTCGCCGTGCCGCTGGTCGGCGCGGGTGGTGGCGGCGGACGCTTCGCTACTGGCGAGATCGTCCGGCGTCTGCTTCCGGCCCTCGAGACCGTCGCGCAGGAAGGTGGCGTCGACGTGTACCTGGCGATTCGTGATCGACGCACGTATGCCGCGGTGCAGGCGGCGCGCACGCAGCTGCCGAACTCACCGTTCGCCCGACAGCTCGAGTCGTCGCTCCTCGCGGAAGGGGACCGGCTCGCGGCGCTCGCCCGCGAGGGCCAGCTGGTGCTCTTCATCGGTGCGGGCGCGAGCCAGGGCAGCGGTGTGCCTGACTGGCCCAGGCTGCTCGATCTCCTTGCCGCCGACGGCGGGTTCTCTGACGAGGAGCGTGTGCTGCTCCAGGCCGAGAACGCCCTCGATCGCGCGCGCCTGATTGGCATGCGCCTGAAGCACGCCGGTCAGCCGCTGGGGCCCCTCGTTGCGTCGCTGGTCAAGGCGACGCACCGATCGCTCACACAGACGCTGCTGGCGTCGCTGCCCGTGTCGCAAGTGGCCACCACCAACTACGACCAAATCTTCGAGCACGCGTCGCAGGACATCGACGTACCGTGCTCGATCCTGCCGTACGCGCCGGGCGACCGCGGCGAACGCTGGCTGCTCAAGTTGCACGGATGCGTGACGCATCCCGAGGAGATCGTCCTCACGCGCGACGACTACCTGCGGTTCTCGTCGCGCCGCGCCGCGCTTGCCGGCATCGTGCAGGCGCTGCTGGTCACACGTCACATGCTCTTTGTCGGCTTCTCGCTGCAGGATGACAACTTCCACCGCATCGTCCACGACGTGCGCAGTGCGATGCCGGCCGCGGCCGGCCAGGAGGGGCTTGGCACGGCGCTCTTCCTGCACGACCGCAAGCTGCTTGCCGAACTGTGGAGGCAGGACCTCATCATCACGAGCGTCGCCCGGCCGAGTGTGCCCAACGTCGTCGCGTCGCGTCGTGTGGCCATGCTGCTCGACTACATCGGCATGCAGTCAGCCGGCGGCTCGGCGCACTTGCTGGATCCGACGCTCGAAGGAGTGCTGTCGGCGCCCGAGCGCGAGTTGGCAGGTGCGCTTCGAGGTCTGGTCGCCGAATTGAGCGCAGAGGCCTGGGCCACGCCAGCGGGCGGGAGGCTCGAGGGCCTGCTGCGCGAGTTCGGGCTGCAGGAGCGGACGCGGCAGTGA
- a CDS encoding CRTAC1 family protein: protein MAHPRPARHVLLLLAAGVAVVPYAAPVPPPSVHLTDVSAASGITAENYTGRPDRKDYIFEVKGGGVGALDYDGDGWVDLLFSRGSSMERWRRGDNPGPVLYRNRRDGTFEDVTRAAGLTRGGWGIGVSVADYDNDGWVDVYLTNLGADVLYRNNGNGTFTDVTGKAGIRAEGWSSSAAFGDFDGDGHLDLYVAAYLDVGPDALPVGPAGGTCTYVGVPVLCGPRGLPGARDLYFHNNGDGTFTEQSEVSGASDEKRYFGLGVVTADVDGDRDLDLYVGNDATPNYLFVNRGNGRFDERGFESGTAVSGDGNEQASMGVDAADFDNDGRLDLYATHFANDYSTLYRNLGELLFEDITARAHLRAPAWPFVKWGTAFLDLDQDGWKDLVHANGHVYPHLRDAPGKETYEQPALSVYVNDRDGTFRDASGEVGPDAGKRVIGRGLAFADLDNDGDLDLVVACLDSKPLMLRNDQAPGRWLMLRAVGSKANRDAIGTRITARTGERSQVWEVKRTVGIYSASDPRAHFGLGDAAKADLVRVEWPGGKVDEFRDVPAGRHYLVDEAKGLSLEPLRGR from the coding sequence ATGGCTCATCCGCGCCCGGCGAGGCATGTCCTCCTGCTTCTCGCTGCCGGTGTTGCGGTCGTGCCCTACGCGGCTCCAGTGCCCCCGCCGAGCGTGCACCTCACCGACGTCTCGGCCGCCTCCGGGATCACGGCTGAAAATTACACGGGCCGCCCTGACCGCAAGGACTACATCTTCGAAGTCAAGGGCGGCGGCGTCGGAGCCCTCGATTACGACGGCGACGGCTGGGTGGACCTCCTCTTCTCCCGGGGCTCGTCGATGGAGCGCTGGCGCAGGGGCGACAACCCCGGACCCGTCCTCTACCGCAACCGGCGCGATGGCACCTTCGAGGATGTCACGCGAGCGGCAGGCCTCACCCGGGGGGGCTGGGGCATTGGCGTCAGCGTTGCCGATTACGACAACGACGGGTGGGTCGATGTCTACCTCACGAACCTGGGCGCCGATGTCCTCTACCGCAACAACGGAAACGGGACGTTCACGGACGTCACCGGGAAGGCAGGCATCCGCGCAGAAGGATGGAGTTCGTCCGCGGCCTTCGGCGACTTCGATGGGGACGGCCATCTCGATCTCTACGTCGCCGCGTACCTGGATGTCGGGCCCGACGCACTTCCCGTGGGGCCGGCGGGCGGCACCTGCACCTACGTCGGTGTGCCCGTGCTGTGTGGGCCGCGCGGTCTCCCCGGCGCCCGGGACCTCTACTTCCACAACAACGGCGACGGCACCTTCACCGAGCAATCCGAGGTTTCCGGGGCCTCTGACGAGAAGCGTTACTTCGGCCTTGGCGTGGTGACCGCGGACGTGGATGGCGACAGGGATCTCGACCTCTACGTCGGCAACGACGCGACGCCGAACTATCTCTTCGTGAACAGGGGGAACGGGCGCTTCGACGAGCGCGGGTTCGAGAGTGGCACCGCGGTGAGCGGCGACGGCAACGAGCAGGCGAGCATGGGGGTGGACGCCGCCGACTTCGACAACGACGGCAGACTCGACCTCTACGCCACGCACTTCGCCAACGACTACAGCACGCTGTACCGGAACCTGGGCGAACTCCTCTTCGAGGACATCACTGCGCGTGCGCACCTCCGTGCGCCGGCGTGGCCATTCGTGAAGTGGGGGACGGCGTTCCTCGATCTCGATCAGGACGGCTGGAAGGATCTCGTTCACGCGAACGGCCACGTCTACCCGCACCTGCGCGACGCGCCCGGCAAGGAGACCTACGAGCAGCCGGCGCTCTCGGTCTACGTGAACGACCGCGACGGTACCTTCCGCGACGCCTCGGGAGAGGTCGGACCCGACGCCGGCAAGCGCGTGATCGGGCGCGGCCTCGCCTTTGCCGACCTCGACAACGATGGCGACCTCGACCTGGTGGTGGCCTGCCTGGACTCGAAGCCGTTGATGCTGCGGAACGACCAGGCGCCGGGCCGCTGGTTGATGCTGCGAGCCGTGGGGAGCAAGGCCAATCGGGACGCGATCGGCACCCGGATCACCGCGCGGACAGGTGAGCGGTCCCAGGTGTGGGAGGTCAAGCGCACCGTGGGGATCTACTCCGCCAGTGACCCGCGGGCGCATTTCGGCCTCGGTGACGCGGCGAAGGCGGATCTGGTGCGCGTCGAGTGGCCGGGAGGCAAGGTGGACGAGTTCCGCGACGTACCTGCCGGCCGCCACTACCTGGTGGACGAAGCGAAGGGGCTCTCGCTCGAGCCTCTCCGTGGGCGGTGA
- a CDS encoding YncE family protein, giving the protein MIRGRTAFVVAGILVGSMVSRPAAQNPPSRVLVLDQQARTVTALSLPGGSVAQTATLQGTPTALLMSADGQRVLVLDRGEGRDAGDDGFQAKTRSAVTILDGATLAVKGRVELAWGLEPLSMLSAAGDRLSVVGQGYRGKPAESQPREFVTVDLAGAKVLSRIELPRPATAFLAAPDGRTGVVLSASEKRKGVLSPAELRFLDLTTGSVAATVPLEGDPGNPVLSPDAQFLYLLDRGKPSDNPDKNVNGRLHVVSMSTRAVQGGSDAGSKPRGLVLDERGQRLLMLSDGVPAKGPANRDRAGELRVITGGTVSAPIPVGTGPESLETSADGKTLYVHGSYSFSKLTLPDLKPAGSPYTFKTFGEEMRVSPDGSRLYQLWTEYFKTYDLATGTRLLEVRTGKMSTKMFQALDVGLKNETARLNAETQARRNGQSSYVYAEASLAEPRGTMVVRPDGKVVYTLNSQTTDVTLIDGVTGAVIQKVDVAAFRVLCMPGASTALLAAPGGVSALDFATHQKSDVLSAAAGRFDRAELSPDGRTALISGPGGVMIVDATSGRPVGTFKPFGVVADIAMDWGTAR; this is encoded by the coding sequence ATGATCAGAGGCAGGACCGCATTCGTGGTGGCTGGCATCCTCGTGGGATCGATGGTGAGCCGGCCGGCGGCGCAGAACCCTCCTTCGCGGGTTTTGGTGCTGGACCAGCAGGCCCGCACCGTCACCGCGTTGAGCCTGCCAGGCGGCAGCGTCGCGCAGACGGCGACACTCCAGGGGACGCCGACCGCATTGCTGATGTCTGCCGACGGCCAGCGCGTGCTCGTGCTCGACCGTGGCGAGGGCCGCGACGCGGGCGACGATGGGTTCCAGGCGAAGACACGGTCGGCGGTCACCATCCTCGACGGCGCGACGCTGGCCGTAAAGGGCCGCGTCGAGCTCGCGTGGGGACTCGAGCCGCTGTCGATGCTGTCGGCGGCGGGCGATCGCCTGTCGGTCGTGGGGCAGGGATACAGGGGTAAGCCTGCGGAAAGTCAACCGCGGGAGTTCGTCACCGTGGACCTCGCGGGTGCGAAGGTCCTGTCGCGCATCGAACTGCCGCGCCCAGCGACGGCCTTCCTTGCCGCTCCCGATGGACGCACGGGCGTGGTGCTCTCCGCCAGCGAGAAGCGCAAGGGCGTGCTCTCGCCAGCCGAGCTCCGCTTCCTGGACCTGACAACGGGGAGCGTGGCCGCCACCGTGCCGCTCGAGGGCGACCCCGGCAATCCGGTGCTCTCGCCGGACGCGCAGTTCCTCTACCTGCTCGATCGCGGCAAGCCGAGCGACAACCCGGACAAGAACGTCAATGGCCGGTTACACGTGGTGTCGATGTCGACGCGCGCCGTTCAGGGCGGCAGCGACGCGGGATCCAAGCCGCGCGGGCTCGTGCTCGACGAGCGTGGCCAGCGCCTGCTGATGCTGAGCGACGGCGTCCCGGCGAAGGGACCGGCCAACCGCGACCGCGCCGGTGAGTTGCGGGTGATCACAGGGGGCACCGTCAGCGCGCCGATCCCTGTCGGCACGGGCCCCGAGTCGCTCGAGACGAGCGCCGACGGCAAGACGCTGTACGTGCACGGCAGCTACAGCTTCTCGAAGCTCACCCTGCCCGACCTGAAGCCCGCCGGCTCGCCCTACACGTTCAAGACCTTCGGCGAGGAGATGCGGGTCAGCCCGGATGGCAGCCGCCTCTACCAGCTCTGGACCGAGTACTTCAAGACGTACGACCTTGCAACGGGCACCCGCCTCCTCGAAGTCCGCACTGGCAAGATGAGCACGAAGATGTTCCAGGCGCTCGACGTGGGCCTGAAGAACGAGACGGCGCGGCTGAACGCCGAGACCCAGGCCAGACGGAACGGCCAGTCCTCGTACGTGTACGCCGAGGCCAGCCTCGCCGAGCCGCGCGGCACGATGGTCGTGCGCCCGGACGGCAAGGTCGTGTACACCCTGAACAGCCAGACCACCGACGTCACCCTCATTGACGGCGTCACGGGCGCAGTCATCCAGAAGGTCGACGTCGCCGCCTTTCGCGTGCTGTGCATGCCGGGCGCATCAACGGCGCTCCTTGCCGCCCCCGGCGGCGTGTCTGCGCTGGACTTCGCCACCCACCAGAAGAGCGACGTCCTCAGCGCGGCTGCAGGCAGGTTCGATCGCGCGGAGCTGTCGCCGGACGGCCGCACGGCGCTGATCAGCGGTCCCGGCGGCGTGATGATCGTCGACGCCACGAGCGGCCGTCCGGTGGGCACGTTCAAGCCGTTCGGGGTGGTCGCCGATATCGCGATGGACTGGGGCACCGCTCGCTGA
- a CDS encoding alpha/beta hydrolase family protein, whose protein sequence is MSILLRLCAASAVTLVFAAAGALAQPTRIDVVTPIAPELAAYGPSAIGVRTLTAVDRDRPDVLRTKEGEPTARYDRRFVLEVWYPATLAPGETPGGTYHTVARDPTIAVTLQGQAVRDATLATAGGPFPLVILSHGYPGNRYLMSHLGENLASKGFIVVSIDHADSTYEDQQAFASTLYNRPFDQLFVLDEMTRLAAPGSGSFLSGRPDTSRTGLVGYSMGGYGVINAIGGGYSAASLTMRGAPPNRLLGERAAANPAYRALNDTRVKAVIAIGPWGMQAGIWDAEGLGGIRTPVLFVAGSVDDVSGYAKGTRALFEGVVNADRYLLTFVNANHNAAAPHPAPTETLGATGPAVVAYTQHADAVWDTVRMNNILQHFATAYFDRHLKGDDAKQAYFDVVASGTDAVYAVDREGRELPGHTYWKGFKRGTAVALTLEHATPAPGAR, encoded by the coding sequence ATGTCCATTTTGCTGCGGCTGTGCGCCGCTTCCGCCGTCACGCTCGTCTTCGCCGCCGCCGGCGCCCTCGCGCAGCCGACCCGCATCGACGTCGTGACCCCCATCGCCCCGGAACTGGCCGCCTACGGCCCCTCCGCCATCGGCGTGCGAACGCTGACCGCCGTCGATCGCGATCGGCCAGACGTCCTCCGCACGAAGGAGGGCGAGCCCACCGCGCGCTACGACCGCCGGTTCGTGCTCGAGGTTTGGTACCCGGCGACGCTCGCCCCAGGCGAGACGCCTGGCGGCACCTACCACACCGTCGCCCGCGACCCGACGATCGCCGTGACGCTGCAGGGCCAGGCCGTGCGTGATGCGACACTCGCGACCGCGGGCGGGCCGTTCCCCCTGGTGATCCTGTCGCACGGTTACCCCGGCAACCGCTACCTGATGAGCCATCTTGGCGAGAACCTCGCGAGCAAGGGCTTCATCGTCGTGTCCATCGACCACGCCGACAGCACCTACGAGGACCAGCAGGCCTTCGCGAGCACGCTCTACAACCGGCCGTTCGATCAGTTGTTCGTCCTCGACGAAATGACGCGTCTCGCCGCGCCCGGCTCGGGCAGCTTCCTGAGCGGACGCCCCGACACCTCTCGCACTGGCCTCGTCGGCTACTCGATGGGCGGGTACGGCGTGATCAACGCGATCGGCGGTGGCTACAGCGCGGCGAGCCTGACGATGCGAGGGGCGCCGCCCAACCGGTTGCTCGGCGAACGGGCCGCGGCCAACCCGGCGTATCGTGCGCTGAACGACACGCGCGTGAAGGCGGTCATCGCGATCGGCCCGTGGGGCATGCAGGCCGGCATATGGGACGCCGAGGGCCTCGGCGGCATCCGCACGCCGGTGCTGTTCGTGGCCGGCAGCGTCGACGACGTGTCCGGCTACGCGAAGGGCACGCGTGCGCTGTTCGAGGGCGTGGTCAACGCCGACCGCTACCTGCTGACGTTCGTCAACGCGAACCACAACGCGGCGGCGCCGCATCCGGCGCCCACGGAGACGCTTGGCGCCACAGGCCCAGCGGTGGTGGCGTACACGCAACACGCCGATGCGGTATGGGACACGGTGCGGATGAACAATATCCTGCAGCACTTCGCCACAGCGTATTTCGATCGCCATCTGAAGGGCGACGACGCGAAGCAGGCCTACTTCGACGTGGTCGCGTCTGGCACCGATGCGGTGTACGCCGTGGATCGCGAGGGCCGCGAGCTGCCGGGGCACACCTACTGGAAGGGCTTCAAGAGAGGCACGGCGGTCGCCCTCACTCTCGAACACGCGACCCCGGCGCCCGGCGCCAGGTAA
- a CDS encoding LOG family protein — translation MTNDKPARAGSNAISLSDEEQVRQVLVDSVHGLWDVVNNLTRLKPSKRERYRVSIFGSARLQPGSFGYEETKRAAAALADMDCDIVTGGGPGLMQAANEGAAGRGVQSVGIRVDLPFEQEVNAFVTSAFEHRTFFTRLHQFVLSSDAFIVAPGGIGTVLEMTLIWQLLQVGHLENTSLILVGQMWPGLLEWAKQSMLSSDPPLASARDMDIPRCVANADEAIAIVREHHAAWLHRT, via the coding sequence ATGACCAACGACAAGCCTGCTCGCGCCGGTTCCAACGCCATCAGCCTCAGCGACGAAGAGCAGGTGCGACAGGTCCTCGTCGACTCGGTCCATGGCCTCTGGGACGTCGTCAACAACCTGACGCGGCTGAAGCCCTCGAAGCGAGAGCGCTATCGCGTGTCGATCTTCGGTTCCGCGCGCCTGCAGCCCGGGTCCTTCGGCTACGAGGAGACCAAGCGCGCAGCCGCGGCACTCGCCGACATGGACTGCGACATCGTGACCGGCGGCGGTCCTGGCCTCATGCAGGCGGCCAATGAAGGCGCCGCAGGCCGAGGCGTGCAGTCAGTCGGCATCCGCGTGGATCTGCCGTTCGAGCAGGAGGTGAACGCCTTCGTGACCTCAGCGTTCGAACACCGGACATTCTTCACGCGCCTGCATCAATTCGTCCTCTCCTCCGACGCCTTCATCGTCGCGCCGGGAGGCATCGGCACCGTGCTCGAGATGACGCTGATCTGGCAGTTGCTGCAGGTGGGACACCTCGAGAATACGTCACTCATCCTCGTGGGTCAGATGTGGCCGGGGCTGCTGGAGTGGGCGAAGCAGTCGATGCTGTCGTCGGACCCGCCGCTGGCCAGCGCACGCGACATGGACATCCCGCGTTGCGTGGCGAACGCGGATGAGGCGATTGCCATCGTCCGCGAACACCATGCCGCCTGGCTGCATCGGACGTAG
- a CDS encoding thermonuclease family protein, with protein sequence MDGDTIDVRRSDGTLIRIRVHGIDCPERGKPFSNVARNFTRSMVFGQDIRVTPRDTDRYGRLVAQVRVGERDLSEALVEAGLAWQFRRYSDDARLASLEQAAREAKRSLWQLGGDPHGVRDTVRRPLVADPDASAEAVELHGNVNSRLYHRPSCRNYSCKNCTRVFSSEQAAEASGFKAAKDCNF encoded by the coding sequence GTGGACGGCGACACGATTGACGTTCGTCGCAGCGACGGCACCCTCATCAGGATCCGCGTCCACGGCATCGACTGCCCCGAACGGGGCAAGCCCTTCTCGAACGTGGCGCGCAACTTCACGCGTTCAATGGTGTTCGGCCAGGACATCCGCGTCACGCCCAGGGACACCGATCGCTACGGAAGGCTTGTCGCCCAGGTGCGGGTTGGTGAGCGCGATCTCAGCGAGGCCCTGGTCGAGGCCGGCCTCGCGTGGCAGTTCCGCCGCTACAGCGACGACGCTCGTCTTGCGTCGCTTGAGCAGGCAGCTCGCGAGGCCAAGCGCAGTCTCTGGCAGCTTGGCGGCGACCCGCATGGCGTCCGAGACACAGTGCGCCGGCCACTGGTGGCCGACCCCGACGCGAGTGCGGAAGCCGTCGAATTGCACGGCAACGTCAACAGCCGCCTTTATCACCGGCCATCTTGCAGGAACTACAGCTGCAAGAACTGCACGCGAGTGTTTTCGAGTGAACAGGCCGCCGAGGCTTCAGGCTTCAAGGCGGCTAAGGACTGCAACTTTTGA